In Mycobacterium sp. JS623, one genomic interval encodes:
- a CDS encoding hemophore codes for MNSTAKTLRRSLYAVFAASAAGGAVVAALAVPSATAATDPCAASELAKTIGSVATSTGYYLDSHPQTNQALTTISQQQAGPQSLGAVKGYFDANPQAAKDMQQLQQPLVSLSARCRLPISLPQLMGLMQAGQQQGGALPAGLPGALQTAQTMGAGGTTPPTYPSPASAGTQGAGPLPGPSTVAPR; via the coding sequence ATGAATTCGACTGCTAAAACGTTGCGCCGCAGCCTTTATGCGGTGTTCGCTGCGTCGGCAGCCGGTGGCGCAGTCGTGGCAGCGCTGGCCGTTCCCTCAGCAACCGCGGCCACAGATCCATGCGCGGCCAGTGAGCTGGCGAAGACCATCGGTTCGGTGGCCACCTCGACGGGCTACTACCTGGACTCGCATCCCCAAACAAACCAGGCGCTGACGACGATCTCGCAGCAGCAGGCCGGCCCGCAATCACTCGGCGCGGTCAAGGGCTACTTCGACGCCAACCCGCAGGCCGCCAAGGACATGCAGCAGTTGCAGCAGCCGCTGGTCTCGCTATCCGCCAGGTGCCGGCTTCCGATCAGCCTGCCGCAGTTGATGGGCCTCATGCAGGCCGGGCAGCAGCAGGGCGGCGCTCTGCCCGCAGGTTTGCCAGGAGCTCTGCAGACGGCGCAGACGATGGGCGCTGGCGGCACGACGCCGCCGACTTACCCGTCGCCCGCATCGGCTGGTACGCAGGGCGCCGGACCGCTGCCGGGGCCGTCGACGGTCGCCCCGCGTTAG
- a CDS encoding heme-binding protein yields MLLSARTARRAVAGVVGTGAIAGAMLFGALPSAMADDPAKNPPNCTAADLAGVASGVSASTSAYLFTHPDVNWFFTSLEGLPRDQVRTEVKNYLDQNPQTKADLTGIRQPLVDLKNRCGSAPAPAIP; encoded by the coding sequence ATGTTGCTCTCGGCCCGTACCGCGCGGCGTGCGGTAGCTGGCGTGGTCGGCACCGGTGCGATTGCCGGTGCGATGTTGTTTGGTGCCCTGCCCTCGGCGATGGCCGACGATCCGGCCAAGAACCCGCCGAACTGCACGGCCGCCGACCTGGCCGGCGTGGCTTCGGGTGTCTCGGCGTCGACCTCGGCGTACCTCTTCACGCATCCGGATGTGAACTGGTTCTTCACCAGTCTCGAGGGGCTGCCCCGTGACCAGGTCCGCACCGAGGTGAAGAATTATCTGGACCAGAATCCGCAGACCAAGGCCGATCTGACTGGGATCCGCCAGCCTCTGGTCGATTTGAAGAACCGCTGCGGTTCAGCACCGGCACCAGCGATTCCGTAA
- a CDS encoding response regulator transcription factor, whose product MVDDDPDVRTSVARGLRHSGFDVRVAATGKEALRLLSNESHDALVLDVQMPELDGVAVVTALRALGNDIPICVLSARDTVNDRIAGLEAGADDYLTKPFDLGELVARLHALLRRASHSDQQSDTMTVGPLTIDTARRLVFVDGERVDLTKREFDLLAVLAENAGVVLSRQRLLELVWGYDFDVDTNVADVFISYLRRKLERDGLPRVIHTVRGIGYVLRDEP is encoded by the coding sequence ATGGTCGACGACGACCCCGACGTAAGAACATCCGTCGCCCGCGGACTGCGGCATTCGGGTTTCGACGTCCGGGTCGCTGCGACCGGTAAAGAGGCGCTGCGGCTGCTGTCGAACGAATCGCATGACGCGCTGGTTCTGGATGTACAAATGCCAGAGCTCGACGGGGTCGCGGTGGTGACTGCGTTGCGTGCGTTGGGTAATGACATCCCGATCTGCGTGCTGTCCGCTCGCGACACGGTCAACGACCGGATCGCGGGCCTGGAGGCCGGTGCCGACGATTACCTGACCAAGCCGTTCGATCTGGGCGAGTTGGTGGCGCGGTTGCACGCCCTGCTGCGGCGGGCCAGCCATTCGGATCAACAGTCCGACACGATGACGGTCGGGCCGTTGACCATCGACACCGCGCGCCGGCTGGTGTTCGTCGACGGCGAGCGAGTCGACCTGACCAAGCGGGAGTTCGACCTGCTGGCGGTGCTGGCCGAGAATGCCGGGGTGGTGTTGTCGCGGCAGCGGCTACTCGAATTGGTGTGGGGCTACGACTTCGACGTCGACACCAACGTGGCCGATGTGTTCATCTCCTACCTGCGGCGCAAGCTCGAACGCGACGGCCTGCCAAGGGTTATCCATACCGTTCGCGGGATCGGGTACGTGCTGCGAGACGAGCCGTAG
- a CDS encoding sensor histidine kinase — MRLPRFLRSASLRTRVAIASAAAASAVVAVFTILTSVVLANNDAAQLDRRLDSIVDASINPNEVQDPRRGVLTTGRSKSTGQVMFQRGLQLPPLPLGSANVEVNGVEYRVRTVAVDQQGGVMMSVGIRADSILLNRARIPLYTAVGVVTVLIAAGLGWLLAGPAIRPLRRLTEHTKQLGEDAQEMPEVRGVREAEDLSEAMSAMLSRLAAAQRATTNSLQAAQDFAANAAHELRTPLTAMRADLDTLRIHDLPDDERAEVVQDLSRAQRRVEAIITALGQLASGQLAQVEDRELIDITDMLDRVARENMRTASGVEIEVEAADDLAPIWGWPGGLRLAVDNLVRNAVTHGQATRIVLAARRFAHMLTIVVDDNGRGLPEEEYQAVLGRFSRGSNAAPGGSGLGLALVAQQAALHGGRIELSNGPLGGLRATLTISTSPELPSDSD, encoded by the coding sequence ATGCGTTTGCCGCGGTTCCTGCGGTCCGCCTCGTTGCGCACCCGAGTGGCGATTGCGTCGGCCGCTGCCGCGTCCGCGGTGGTCGCCGTGTTCACCATCCTCACCTCGGTGGTGCTCGCGAATAACGATGCGGCGCAACTAGATCGGCGACTCGACTCGATCGTCGACGCCAGTATCAACCCGAACGAAGTTCAGGATCCCCGCCGTGGCGTGCTCACCACCGGGCGGTCCAAGTCGACCGGCCAGGTGATGTTTCAGCGCGGCCTGCAACTGCCGCCCTTACCGCTGGGCAGCGCGAACGTCGAAGTGAACGGCGTCGAGTACCGCGTGCGCACCGTCGCCGTCGACCAACAGGGCGGCGTGATGATGTCGGTCGGCATTCGCGCGGACAGTATCCTGTTGAACCGCGCCAGGATTCCGCTGTACACGGCCGTCGGAGTCGTGACCGTGTTGATTGCGGCCGGTCTCGGCTGGCTGCTGGCCGGCCCCGCGATACGTCCGCTGCGCCGCCTGACCGAGCACACCAAACAGCTCGGCGAGGACGCCCAGGAGATGCCCGAAGTGCGCGGTGTGCGCGAGGCCGAGGATCTGTCCGAGGCGATGTCGGCGATGCTGAGCAGGTTGGCCGCCGCTCAGCGAGCGACCACCAATTCACTGCAGGCGGCGCAGGATTTCGCAGCCAATGCCGCACACGAACTACGCACACCACTGACGGCGATGCGCGCCGACCTCGACACCCTGCGGATCCACGATCTGCCGGATGACGAGAGAGCCGAAGTGGTGCAAGACCTTTCGCGCGCGCAACGCCGCGTTGAGGCGATCATCACCGCGCTCGGTCAGCTGGCATCCGGTCAGCTGGCGCAGGTCGAAGACCGCGAGCTCATCGACATCACCGACATGCTCGACCGGGTCGCGCGCGAGAACATGCGCACCGCGAGCGGCGTCGAGATCGAGGTCGAGGCCGCCGACGATCTCGCGCCGATCTGGGGTTGGCCGGGCGGACTGCGGCTCGCAGTCGACAACTTGGTGCGCAACGCGGTGACACACGGCCAGGCGACGCGAATTGTGTTGGCGGCACGTAGATTTGCCCATATGCTGACGATCGTCGTCGACGACAACGGCCGTGGCCTGCCGGAGGAGGAGTATCAAGCCGTGCTGGGCCGGTTCTCCCGCGGCAGCAACGCGGCACCGGGTGGGTCCGGGTTGGGCCTGGCGCTGGTGGCGCAGCAGGCCGCCTTGCACGGCGGGCGCATCGAACTGTCCAACGGCCCGCTCGGCGGATTGCGTGCAACCCTGACTATCTCGACTTCGCCTGAGCTGCCTTCGGATTCGGACTAA
- a CDS encoding DUF3054 domain-containing protein: MPTDDTRSGVGRALIALLADIVCVIVFATIGRRSHAEGLTAAGIAQTAWPFLAGTGAGWLLIGGWRRPFAVIPTGVAVWIGTVVVGMLLRKATSAGVQTSFVVVASIATAVLLLGWRAVPALRHRS, from the coding sequence ATGCCAACCGATGACACCCGCAGCGGGGTGGGTCGCGCGCTGATCGCCCTACTCGCTGACATCGTATGTGTGATCGTGTTCGCCACGATCGGGCGCCGAAGCCACGCCGAGGGATTGACCGCCGCAGGCATCGCGCAGACCGCGTGGCCGTTTCTGGCCGGCACCGGTGCCGGTTGGCTGCTGATCGGCGGATGGCGACGGCCGTTCGCGGTCATCCCCACCGGCGTCGCCGTGTGGATCGGTACGGTCGTGGTCGGAATGCTGCTGCGCAAGGCGACATCGGCGGGCGTGCAGACGAGCTTTGTGGTGGTGGCGTCGATAGCGACGGCGGTGCTGCTGCTGGGATGGCGCGCCGTGCCCGCGCTGCGGCACAGAAGTTAG
- a CDS encoding M23 family metallopeptidase: MVTPLLANVIAAPVAVPATDGKVHLAYELQLTNVLDQEVTLNSVDARAGDRTVLHLAGDRLAHWTRVLGNPTPTTKFGPGQSAVVWLDVAVDSGTTVPTDLLHAVGVSVTQPQPPLFPATVTETVAPITVQMRKPAVITPPLRGRNWLAANSCCDMTPHRMALNPLNGQLWAAERFAIDYVQLLSDGRLFTGDKAKLDSYAGFGADIHAVADGPVVGLLDGLPEQVAGTNPTGLPLDQYAGNHIVQDIGDGNYALYAHLSPGSIKVKLGDRLTSGQVIALLGNSGNSDGPHLHFHVMSTPDPLRSNGLPFVLSSFTLDGRITSIDAEDGFQAGQPAAMQPGFTPRDESAVSPLVLDVMSYANR; encoded by the coding sequence GTGGTGACGCCGCTACTGGCGAACGTCATCGCCGCGCCTGTGGCCGTGCCTGCAACCGACGGCAAGGTGCACCTGGCCTACGAATTGCAGTTGACCAATGTGCTCGACCAGGAGGTGACGCTGAATTCGGTCGACGCGCGCGCTGGGGACCGAACAGTGCTGCACCTTGCGGGCGATCGGCTCGCGCACTGGACGCGTGTGTTGGGAAATCCCACGCCCACAACGAAATTCGGGCCGGGCCAGTCCGCGGTGGTATGGCTTGACGTCGCAGTGGACTCCGGTACAACAGTTCCGACAGACCTGCTACATGCGGTCGGCGTTTCGGTGACCCAACCGCAGCCCCCGCTGTTTCCCGCCACCGTCACCGAGACAGTCGCGCCTATCACCGTGCAGATGCGCAAACCTGCGGTTATTACGCCGCCACTACGAGGACGAAACTGGTTGGCCGCCAACAGTTGTTGCGACATGACGCCGCATCGGATGGCACTGAATCCACTGAACGGACAGCTATGGGCTGCCGAGCGATTTGCCATCGACTATGTGCAATTGCTTTCGGATGGACGGTTGTTCACCGGGGACAAGGCGAAACTGGACAGCTATGCCGGTTTCGGTGCCGACATCCACGCCGTGGCCGACGGTCCCGTCGTCGGCCTCCTGGACGGGCTACCCGAACAGGTGGCCGGCACCAACCCGACTGGTTTGCCGCTTGACCAATACGCGGGTAATCACATTGTGCAGGACATCGGTGACGGAAACTACGCGCTGTACGCCCATTTGAGCCCGGGCAGCATCAAAGTAAAGCTGGGCGACCGGCTAACCTCAGGACAGGTGATCGCCTTGCTCGGAAACAGTGGCAACTCCGATGGGCCACATCTCCATTTCCACGTCATGAGCACCCCAGATCCGTTGCGCTCCAACGGGCTGCCATTCGTTCTGTCGTCCTTCACCCTCGACGGTCGCATCACGTCGATCGACGCCGAAGATGGCTTCCAGGCCGGCCAACCCGCTGCGATGCAGCCCGGTTTCACCCCGCGCGATGAATCTGCCGTCAGCCCACTAGTGCTGGATGTGATGAGCTATGCCAACCGATGA
- a CDS encoding lysylphosphatidylglycerol synthase transmembrane domain-containing protein, whose protein sequence is MSHDAPASDARSQERPTRGKYWWLRWVVIGVAAIVLAVELTLVWDQLAKAWKSVYSANWWWVLVAIVAAMSSMHSFAQIQRTLLRSAGVKVKQWRSEAAFYAGNALSTTLPGGPVLSATFIYRQQRIWGATPVVASWQLVMSGALQVVGLALIGLGGAFMLGASKNPLSLIFSLGGFLALIVLAQAVATRPELIDGIGVRLLSWFNSLRGKPSDTGLNKWRETLTQLESVSLSRRELGEAFGWSLFNWIADVGCLLAACYASGGHPSIAGVSVAYAAARAVGSIPLMPGGLLVVEAVLVPGLVSSGMTLASAISAMLIYRLVSWIFISTIGWVVFFFMFRTEKDIDPDAVVEDDTGQPPQFSPDPDAPHDPEPEN, encoded by the coding sequence GTGTCCCACGACGCGCCGGCGAGCGACGCCCGCAGCCAGGAGCGCCCTACCCGGGGCAAATACTGGTGGCTGCGCTGGGTGGTCATCGGCGTCGCAGCCATTGTGCTGGCGGTCGAGCTCACGCTGGTGTGGGACCAGTTGGCCAAGGCGTGGAAGAGTGTCTACTCCGCGAATTGGTGGTGGGTGCTGGTGGCCATCGTCGCGGCGATGTCGTCGATGCACAGCTTCGCGCAGATTCAGCGCACCCTGTTGAGGTCGGCTGGCGTCAAGGTCAAGCAGTGGCGTTCGGAGGCGGCGTTCTACGCGGGCAATGCGCTATCCACCACGCTGCCCGGCGGGCCGGTGCTGTCAGCCACCTTCATCTATCGCCAACAACGCATCTGGGGCGCGACACCGGTGGTGGCGTCGTGGCAGCTGGTGATGTCGGGCGCACTGCAGGTGGTGGGTCTCGCGCTCATCGGCCTCGGCGGCGCCTTCATGCTGGGCGCGAGCAAAAACCCACTGTCGCTTATCTTTTCGCTTGGCGGGTTCCTGGCACTGATCGTGCTGGCGCAGGCTGTGGCGACCCGCCCCGAGCTTATCGACGGCATCGGGGTGCGGCTGCTCTCATGGTTCAACTCATTGCGGGGCAAGCCTTCTGACACCGGCTTGAACAAGTGGCGCGAGACGCTGACTCAGCTGGAGTCGGTCAGCCTTTCGCGCCGTGAACTCGGCGAAGCGTTCGGCTGGTCGCTGTTCAACTGGATCGCCGACGTGGGCTGTCTGCTGGCCGCGTGCTATGCCAGCGGCGGTCATCCGTCAATTGCGGGAGTGTCGGTGGCGTATGCGGCTGCCCGCGCGGTGGGGTCCATCCCGTTGATGCCGGGCGGGCTGCTGGTTGTCGAGGCGGTGCTGGTGCCGGGCCTGGTGTCGTCGGGCATGACGCTGGCCTCGGCGATCTCCGCGATGCTCATCTACCGGCTGGTCAGCTGGATCTTCATCTCCACGATCGGCTGGGTGGTGTTCTTCTTCATGTTCCGCACCGAGAAGGACATCGACCCCGACGCCGTCGTCGAAGACGACACCGGACAGCCGCCGCAGTTCAGTCCCGACCCTGATGCGCCCCATGATCCCGAGCCCGAAAACTAA
- a CDS encoding AI-2E family transporter, with amino-acid sequence MSAGPSIDTVADQSVTPFVRKTAAWAWRLLVIGGAIVALLWLVKKLEVLVVPVALATLLAALLLPVVDFLDRHGAPRGGAVALVLLAGIAVVGGIMAFVVTQFIEGAPALVDQVSASIKGVGDWLTHGPLHVNQDQIDHARKSAIDALQNNQEKLTSGALSTASTLTEIVTGALLVLFTLIFVLHGGRNIYGFVTKVFPEDVRDRVRDAGRAGFHSLIGYVRATFLVALVDATGIGTGLAIIGVPLALPLASLVFLGAFIPLVGAVVAGFVAVVVALIAKGFVYALITLGLIIAVQQLEGHVLQPLVMGRAVSIHPLAVVLAIAGGGVLAGIVGALLAVPTVAFLNSAVRVLVARDPGAEEAAQEAQSGPVVKAEADDVEATE; translated from the coding sequence ATGTCAGCGGGCCCTTCCATCGATACCGTCGCCGACCAGTCGGTGACTCCGTTCGTCCGTAAGACGGCCGCGTGGGCGTGGCGCCTGCTGGTCATCGGCGGTGCGATCGTGGCGCTGTTGTGGCTAGTCAAGAAGCTCGAGGTGCTCGTGGTTCCGGTCGCGCTGGCGACGCTGCTGGCTGCGCTGCTGCTGCCGGTCGTCGACTTCCTCGACCGGCACGGCGCCCCACGCGGCGGAGCGGTGGCCTTGGTGCTGCTCGCCGGCATCGCTGTCGTCGGCGGAATCATGGCCTTTGTCGTCACCCAGTTCATCGAGGGCGCACCGGCGCTCGTCGACCAGGTGAGCGCCAGCATCAAGGGGGTCGGCGACTGGCTCACGCATGGGCCGCTGCACGTCAACCAGGACCAGATCGACCACGCCCGCAAATCTGCCATCGACGCACTGCAGAACAACCAGGAGAAGTTGACCAGCGGAGCGCTGTCGACGGCCAGCACGCTGACCGAGATCGTCACCGGGGCGCTGCTGGTGCTCTTCACGCTGATCTTCGTGCTGCATGGCGGGCGCAACATCTACGGGTTTGTCACGAAGGTCTTTCCGGAGGACGTTCGGGACCGGGTGCGCGACGCGGGCCGGGCCGGCTTCCATTCGTTGATCGGCTATGTGCGCGCGACGTTTCTGGTCGCGCTCGTCGACGCCACCGGTATCGGCACGGGCCTGGCGATCATTGGCGTGCCCCTGGCGTTGCCGTTGGCGTCGCTCGTGTTCCTCGGCGCGTTCATCCCGCTCGTCGGTGCGGTGGTCGCCGGCTTCGTCGCCGTCGTGGTGGCGCTGATTGCAAAGGGTTTTGTCTACGCGTTGATCACGCTCGGCCTGATCATCGCCGTCCAACAGCTGGAAGGCCATGTGCTGCAACCGCTTGTGATGGGCCGCGCAGTGTCGATCCACCCGTTGGCGGTGGTGTTGGCGATCGCCGGCGGCGGCGTGCTGGCGGGCATCGTCGGCGCACTGCTGGCTGTGCCAACGGTGGCGTTCCTGAACAGCGCGGTGCGCGTGCTCGTGGCCAGAGATCCCGGCGCCGAAGAAGCCGCTCAGGAGGCGCAAAGCGGACCCGTCGTCAAGGCTGAAGCCGACGACGTCGAAGCAACGGAGTAA
- a CDS encoding MMPL family transporter, whose protein sequence is MFAWWGRTVYRYRYIVIGVMVALCLGGGVFGISLGSHVTQSGFYDEGSQSVHASVVGDKAYGRDTSGHIVGIYTAPAGKTVDDPDFKKKILDNLAKVEKDHPDEILRSIGYFKSPDVLKNMADADKQHAFMSIQLKGDNDDAILNNYKKVKDDLLSVRDEGVDFKMAGLQPLAAELTGTIGDDQRRAEVAAIPLVCVVLFFVFGGVVAAALPGIIGGLTIAGALGIMRLIAEFIPVHFFAQPVVTLMGLGIAVDYGLFMVSRFREEIAEGYDTEAAVRRTVMTSGRTIMFSAVILVASSVPLLLFPQGFLKSITYAIIASVMLAAILSITVLAAALAILGPNVDALGVRTLLRVPFFRNWKPMRIYLEWLSEKTQKTKTREEVEKGFWGKLVNRVMKRPAAFAVPIIIVMVALIIPLGQLALAGISEKYLPPTNSVRLAQEEFDKIFPGFRTEPLTIVMESDNGQPITDQQIADVRNKAMQISGFIDANNDPTKMWQERPYLDGASKDPSTRVIQNGLVNRGDAAKRVADLRAIIPPRGITMSIGGTPALEQDSIHALFDKLPLMVVLLITTTTILMFLAFGSVVLPIKAAVMSALTLGSTMGVLTWMFVDGHGSGLMNYTPQPLMAPMIGLIIAVIWGLSTDYEVFLVSRMVEARERGMSTAEAIRIGTATTGRLITGAALVLAVVAGAFVFSDLVMMKYLAFGLLIALLLDATVVRMFLVPAVMKLLGDDCWWAPRWMKRLQERLGLGETELPDERKRPAVREPDEALVGAGAPVPRPRPPHDPTHPAVEGSSRPSASSRIAAPPRPNGPSGAGTTRIPTRGQAEEPQTTRLSVAKNAVRNVVHNATGAAQRAHRPAPQPPAAPREEREIESWLGELRGTSAGSPPAAPPAPPAPPARPSADATRAMPEQRRRQPRPQPGNEPTTAIPAQRPRPQNNDAPATTAIPTPRKPDAEAATEKLNTRDDEEPKRRGGGVSAQDLLRREGRI, encoded by the coding sequence GTGTTCGCCTGGTGGGGTCGAACGGTGTACCGATACCGATACATTGTGATCGGTGTCATGGTCGCACTGTGCCTTGGTGGCGGCGTGTTCGGCATCAGTCTCGGCAGCCATGTCACCCAGAGCGGTTTCTACGACGAGGGCAGCCAATCGGTGCACGCCTCGGTCGTCGGCGACAAGGCCTATGGTCGCGACACGTCCGGCCACATCGTCGGGATTTATACGGCGCCTGCGGGCAAGACCGTCGACGACCCGGACTTCAAGAAGAAGATCCTCGACAACCTCGCCAAGGTCGAGAAGGACCACCCGGACGAGATCCTGCGGTCCATCGGCTACTTCAAGAGTCCAGACGTGCTCAAGAACATGGCCGACGCGGACAAGCAGCACGCGTTCATGTCGATCCAGCTCAAGGGCGACAACGACGACGCGATCCTGAACAACTACAAGAAGGTCAAGGACGACCTGCTCAGCGTCAGGGACGAGGGTGTCGACTTCAAGATGGCTGGTCTGCAGCCGCTGGCCGCCGAACTGACCGGCACCATCGGCGACGACCAGAGACGCGCCGAGGTCGCCGCCATCCCGCTTGTCTGTGTGGTGTTGTTCTTCGTGTTCGGCGGCGTCGTCGCGGCAGCCCTGCCCGGCATCATCGGCGGCCTGACCATCGCCGGCGCGCTGGGCATCATGCGGCTGATCGCCGAATTCATCCCGGTGCATTTCTTCGCCCAGCCGGTGGTGACGCTGATGGGGCTTGGCATCGCGGTCGACTACGGCCTGTTCATGGTCAGCCGGTTCCGAGAAGAGATCGCCGAAGGCTATGACACCGAGGCCGCCGTGCGCCGCACGGTGATGACCTCGGGCCGCACGATCATGTTCTCCGCAGTGATCCTGGTGGCCTCGTCGGTGCCACTGCTGCTGTTCCCGCAGGGCTTCCTCAAGTCCATCACTTACGCGATCATCGCCTCCGTCATGCTGGCAGCAATCCTCTCGATCACCGTGCTGGCCGCCGCGCTGGCCATCCTGGGCCCCAACGTCGACGCTCTCGGTGTGCGCACATTGCTGCGCGTTCCGTTCTTCCGTAACTGGAAGCCGATGCGGATTTACCTGGAGTGGCTGTCGGAGAAGACGCAGAAAACCAAGACGCGCGAAGAGGTCGAGAAGGGCTTCTGGGGCAAGCTCGTCAACCGCGTGATGAAGCGGCCCGCAGCGTTCGCGGTCCCGATCATCATCGTGATGGTTGCGCTGATCATCCCGCTGGGACAGCTGGCTCTGGCAGGCATCAGCGAGAAGTACCTGCCGCCGACCAACTCGGTCCGCCTCGCACAGGAGGAGTTCGACAAGATCTTCCCCGGCTTCCGCACCGAGCCGTTGACCATCGTGATGGAAAGCGACAACGGGCAGCCCATCACCGACCAGCAGATCGCCGACGTCCGCAACAAGGCCATGCAGATCTCCGGCTTCATCGATGCGAACAACGACCCGACCAAGATGTGGCAGGAACGCCCGTATCTCGATGGCGCGTCGAAGGATCCGTCGACGCGGGTGATCCAGAACGGCTTGGTGAACCGCGGGGACGCCGCCAAGAGGGTCGCGGATCTGCGGGCGATCATCCCGCCGCGCGGCATCACAATGTCGATCGGCGGTACGCCTGCGCTCGAGCAGGACAGCATCCACGCGCTGTTCGACAAGCTGCCGTTGATGGTGGTTCTGCTGATCACCACGACCACGATCCTGATGTTCTTGGCGTTCGGATCGGTGGTGCTGCCTATCAAGGCCGCAGTGATGAGCGCTTTGACGCTCGGATCGACCATGGGTGTGCTCACATGGATGTTCGTCGACGGCCACGGTTCCGGGCTGATGAACTACACACCGCAGCCATTGATGGCGCCGATGATCGGGTTGATCATCGCGGTGATCTGGGGTCTGTCGACCGACTACGAAGTGTTCCTGGTGTCCCGCATGGTGGAGGCGCGTGAGCGCGGCATGTCCACCGCCGAGGCGATCAGGATCGGCACCGCCACCACCGGCCGCCTGATCACCGGTGCCGCACTGGTTTTGGCCGTCGTCGCGGGCGCGTTCGTCTTCTCCGACCTGGTGATGATGAAGTACCTGGCGTTCGGTCTGCTGATCGCGCTGCTGTTGGACGCCACGGTGGTCCGAATGTTCCTGGTGCCGGCGGTGATGAAGCTGCTCGGCGACGACTGCTGGTGGGCGCCGCGCTGGATGAAGCGACTTCAGGAGCGCCTCGGCCTCGGTGAGACCGAGTTGCCCGACGAGCGAAAGCGTCCCGCGGTGCGTGAGCCGGACGAGGCGCTCGTCGGCGCGGGCGCACCTGTGCCGCGGCCGAGACCGCCGCATGATCCGACGCATCCCGCCGTCGAGGGTTCGTCACGGCCGAGCGCGTCGTCGCGGATCGCTGCGCCGCCGCGGCCCAATGGTCCCTCCGGCGCAGGCACCACGCGGATCCCCACTCGCGGTCAAGCCGAGGAACCGCAGACCACGCGGCTGTCCGTTGCGAAGAACGCGGTGCGCAATGTCGTGCACAACGCCACCGGAGCCGCCCAGCGGGCGCACCGGCCCGCGCCCCAGCCGCCTGCGGCGCCGCGCGAGGAGCGCGAAATCGAGTCGTGGCTGGGCGAATTGCGCGGGACCAGTGCGGGCAGTCCGCCCGCGGCGCCGCCCGCACCCCCAGCGCCGCCCGCACGGCCGTCCGCGGACGCCACGCGCGCGATGCCCGAGCAACGCCGGCGGCAACCGCGTCCGCAGCCGGGCAACGAGCCGACCACCGCGATTCCCGCGCAACGTCCGCGGCCGCAGAACAACGATGCGCCCGCGACGACTGCCATCCCGACTCCACGCAAGCCCGACGCAGAGGCTGCCACCGAGAAGCTCAACACCCGTGACGACGAAGAGCCGAAGCGGCGCGGTGGCGGGGTCAGCGCGCAGGATCTGCTGCGGCGCGAGGGCCGGATTTAG
- a CDS encoding NYN domain-containing protein: MPAEPTARVLLVWDAPNLDMGLGSILGGRPTAAHRPRFDALGRWLLSRTAELSATRPDLTLEPEATVFTNIAPGSADVVRPWVEALRNVGFAVFAKPKIDEDSDVDSDMLAHIALRRSEGLAGVLVASADGQAFKAPLEEIAREGVPVQVLGFREHASWALASDTLEFVDLEDIPGVFREPLPRIGLDSLPEQGAWLQPFRPLSSLLTSRV; this comes from the coding sequence ATGCCTGCCGAGCCGACGGCTCGGGTGCTGCTGGTGTGGGACGCACCCAACCTGGACATGGGTCTCGGCTCGATCCTCGGGGGCAGGCCCACCGCCGCACATCGGCCTCGATTCGACGCGCTCGGCCGGTGGCTGCTGTCCCGCACCGCCGAGCTGTCCGCCACCCGCCCGGACCTCACGCTGGAGCCCGAGGCGACCGTCTTCACCAACATCGCCCCAGGTAGCGCCGACGTCGTTAGACCGTGGGTGGAGGCGTTGCGTAACGTTGGCTTCGCGGTCTTCGCGAAGCCGAAGATCGACGAAGACAGCGACGTCGACAGCGACATGCTCGCCCACATCGCGCTTCGGCGCAGCGAGGGGCTGGCCGGTGTGCTGGTGGCCTCCGCCGATGGGCAAGCGTTCAAAGCACCGCTGGAGGAGATCGCCCGCGAGGGCGTGCCGGTCCAGGTGCTGGGATTTCGCGAACATGCCAGTTGGGCGTTAGCGTCGGATACCTTGGAGTTCGTCGACCTGGAAGACATTCCTGGTGTTTTCCGGGAACCGCTACCGCGAATCGGCCTTGATTCGCTGCCTGAGCAAGGGGCTTGGCTGCAGCCATTCCGGCCGCTGTCCTCGCTACTGACCTCGCGCGTGTAG